A single region of the Kwoniella botswanensis chromosome 1, complete sequence genome encodes:
- a CDS encoding triose-phosphate isomerase, with product MVANRKFFVGGNFKMNGTLSEVETIVSRINEANFDGSTELVVAPPALYLLKIKEELKPPAEVSAQNSYTEKSGAFTGEISPNQLKDANVHWVILGHSERRSLFGDTDKLVADKTKAAIEAGLSVIACIGESLEERESGKTQSVVERQLEAIAKEISESEWKNIVIAYEPVWAIGTGKVATKEQAQETHEQIRQWLAKRISQSVADNTRIIYGGSVNGKNCSDLSNAPDIDGFLVGGASLKPEFIDIVNSQKA from the exons ATGGTAGCTAACAGGAAATTCTTCGTTGG AGGTAACTTCAAGATGAACGGTACTCTCAGTGAGGTTGAGACTATCGTTTCTAGAATTAACGAAGCCAACTTTGATGGATCCACCG AGCTCGTCGTTGCTCCTCCAGCTCTATACCTCCtcaaaatcaaagaagaGCTCAAACCCCCCGCTGAAGTATCAGCTCAAAACTCATACACTGAGAAATCAGGTGCTTTCACCGGTGAGATCTCACCCAACCAACTTAAGGATGCCAATGTCCATTGGGTTATCCTCGGTCATTCCGAGAGAAGAAGTCTGTTTGGTGATACCGATAAGCTCGTGgctgataag ACCAAAGCCGCCATCGAAGCCGGATTAAGCGTCATCGCATGTATCGGTGAATCCCTCGAAGAGAGAGAATCAGGTAAAACCCAATCAGTAGTTGAGAGACAACTCGAAGCTATCGCCAAGGAGATCTCCGAATCTgaatggaa AAACATCGTCATTGCTT ATGAACCTGTATGGGCCATCGGTACAGGTAAAGTAGCCACCAAAGAGCAAGCTCAAGAGACCCACGAGCAAATCAGACAATGGCTCGCTAAGAGAATCTCTCAATCTGTTGCCGATAACACCCGAATCATCTACGGTGGAAGTGTTAATGGAAAGAACTGTTCCGATCTCT CCAACGCCCCTGACATTGATGGTTTCCTTGTTGGTGGTGCTTCTCTCAAACCTGAGTTCATCGATATTGTTAACAGTCAAAAGGCATAA